In the genome of Acidobacteriota bacterium, one region contains:
- a CDS encoding GMC family oxidoreductase — MKCYREEEAVDYCIVGVGSAGAVLLQRLARAGFKVVGLEAGPFWDTERDWVSDEAGSHQLYWTDLRITGGSDPIALGENNSGRGVGGGSVHWAAFVPRLHPSDFRTYTEDGVGCDWPISYKDLKPYYELIEREMPAAGPAWFTWGDPHGYPYGPHPMGGVGDTLVRGCTKLGIRVCAGGPVAILSGSRADRPHCIYRGFCIQGCKVGAKQSTLISHVPDAIAHGAEIRDRSMVARIHLGPNRRVNAVTYFDRDGREHVQRARAIIVCGYAIETPRLLFNSACPGFEQGLANSSGLLGHYLMVQAGNVVAGRFPDLVRLYKAPPAHAMTEEFYETDPKRDFARGFAVQTVGPLPIAFAKQMAKAKGAWGWGLREVMMDYNHWSTLGVLGEILPAYDNKIELAEEKDDFGLPVAHVTFSLHENDHKMIRFAVKKVEEILLAAGAKEVVEEQRYAHLVGAARMGTRPENSIVDGFCRTHDIANLFICDGSVFPTQGSANPGLTIQALAARTADYLNQQGEAIFTSSHVSREKPPVRRDLSPPVTFGSGVPRV; from the coding sequence ATGAAATGCTACCGGGAGGAAGAGGCCGTGGACTACTGCATCGTCGGCGTGGGGTCGGCCGGTGCGGTGCTGTTGCAACGGCTGGCGCGGGCTGGGTTCAAAGTCGTGGGGCTGGAAGCGGGGCCGTTCTGGGATACCGAGCGGGATTGGGTGAGCGACGAGGCCGGCTCACACCAGCTCTACTGGACCGATTTGCGCATTACCGGCGGCAGCGACCCGATTGCGTTGGGCGAGAACAACAGCGGTCGGGGCGTGGGCGGCGGTTCGGTGCACTGGGCGGCGTTTGTACCGCGGCTGCATCCCTCGGACTTTCGCACGTACACCGAAGATGGCGTGGGTTGCGACTGGCCCATCAGCTACAAAGACCTCAAACCCTACTACGAGTTGATCGAGCGGGAAATGCCTGCGGCGGGACCGGCATGGTTCACCTGGGGAGATCCGCACGGATATCCGTATGGACCGCATCCGATGGGCGGCGTCGGCGACACCTTGGTCAGAGGCTGCACTAAGCTGGGAATTCGCGTGTGTGCGGGAGGGCCAGTGGCGATTCTTTCCGGCTCGCGCGCCGACCGGCCGCACTGCATCTATCGCGGTTTTTGCATTCAGGGCTGCAAGGTGGGGGCGAAGCAATCGACGCTCATCTCGCACGTGCCCGACGCCATCGCGCATGGCGCTGAGATCCGCGACCGCTCTATGGTGGCGCGCATTCATCTCGGTCCGAACCGCCGCGTCAACGCCGTCACCTACTTCGACCGCGATGGCCGGGAGCACGTGCAGCGCGCTCGCGCCATCATCGTCTGCGGCTACGCCATCGAAACCCCGCGCCTGTTGTTCAACTCGGCCTGCCCAGGATTTGAGCAAGGGCTGGCGAATTCCAGCGGCTTGCTTGGCCATTACCTCATGGTGCAGGCGGGCAACGTGGTCGCGGGGCGCTTTCCGGATCTGGTGCGGCTGTACAAAGCTCCACCTGCACATGCCATGACAGAGGAGTTCTACGAGACCGACCCCAAGCGCGATTTCGCGCGCGGCTTTGCCGTCCAGACCGTCGGTCCGCTGCCCATCGCGTTTGCCAAGCAAATGGCCAAAGCCAAAGGCGCCTGGGGCTGGGGTTTGCGCGAGGTGATGATGGACTACAACCATTGGTCCACTCTCGGCGTGCTGGGCGAGATTCTCCCGGCTTACGACAACAAGATTGAACTGGCGGAAGAAAAAGATGACTTCGGCTTGCCGGTCGCGCACGTGACCTTCAGCCTGCACGAAAACGATCACAAGATGATCCGCTTCGCGGTCAAGAAGGTCGAAGAAATTCTATTGGCGGCGGGCGCCAAAGAAGTCGTCGAGGAGCAGCGCTACGCGCACCTGGTCGGCGCGGCGCGGATGGGCACGAGGCCGGAAAACTCCATAGTCGATGGTTTCTGCCGCACGCACGACATCGCAAACCTGTTTATCTGCGACGGCAGCGTCTTTCCCACTCAAGGCTCGGCCAACCCTGGCCTGACCATTCAGGCCCTTGCCGCCCGAACTGCCGATTACCTGAATCAGCAGGGCGAGGCCATTTTTACCTCGAGCCACGTCAGCCGTGAAAAGCCGCCGGTGCGGCGGGATTTGTCACCTCCGGTAACGTTTGGCTCGGGAGTACCGCGGGTTTAA